In Sphingomonas profundi, the sequence GCTGACACGTGAGCATGCGGTCTCGACATCGACGACGACGAAGTCGACCTGCGGCTCATCGTCACACGGCGCCGCTGCAAAGTCCGTTTTTGAAGCTGTCATGACCGGCATGCCTCGGAACATACCATGTCCAGTCCGTTGCGACAGAGGCGTTGCGTAACACTCCGTCAAGTTCGCCGATCAGGTGGAGGAGGCGGGCCTTGCCTTGGCTTTTCGCCGCGCCGAGGCCGGTGGCTTCGCGTCGTCGGCGAGCTCGATCCAGACCGGCGCGTGGTCGCTGGTCTTCTCCCAGCCGCGCACCTCGCGGTCGACCTGGGCGTCGACCAGCCGCTTGGCCAGCGCCGGGCTCAGCAGGAAGTGATCGATGCGCAGGCCGGCATTCCGCGCATAGGCATTCCGGAAATAGTCGAAGAAGGTGTAGATCGTCTCATCCGGATGGATGGTCCGCAGCGCGTCGGTCCAGCCTTGCTCCAGCAGCCGAAAGAACGCCGCACGGACCTCAGGTGCGAACAGCGCGTCCTCGGTCCAGCGCTCGGGTTTGTAGACGTCCCGCTCGGTCGGCATCACGTTGAAGTCGCCGGCAAGCACCACCGGCGCGCCAGAGGCGAACAGCGCTGCGGCGTGTTCGATCAGCGCGTCGAACCAGGCCATCTTGTAGTCGAACTTGGGCCCGGGCCGCGGATTGCCGTTGGGCAAATAGAGCCCGGCGATCAGCACGCCGTTGACGGCGGCTTCGAGGTAACGGCTCTGCGCGGGACCGGGATCGCCCGGCAGCCCGCGACGGGTCTCGTGGATCTTGCCGACGCGGCTGAGGATGGCGACACCGTTCCAGCTCTTCTGACCGTGCCAGATCGCGTCGTAGCCGAGATCGCGGATCGGCACTTCCGGGAACTTCTCGTCCGGCGCCTTCAGCTCCTGTAGGCAGACGATATCGGGTTGCTCCTCCTCGAGCCAGCGGAGGAGGACGGGGAGGCGGCCGTTGATGCCGTTCACATTGTAGGTGGCGATCTTCATCCTACAGGTCCGGCAGCACCTGGTCGGCGCGCCCCCAGCCGATCAGATCCTTCGACGCCGCCCGCTTCAGCAGCTCCGCCGCGTCGCCGACATGCCAGCGCGAGGCGCCGTCAAGCGTCCGCAGCTCCTCCCAGGTGATCGGCACCGCCACCGGCGCATGTTCGCGGGCCCGCGCGCTGTATGGCATGACCGCGGTCGCGCCGCGCTGGTTGCGCAGATAGTCGACGAAGATCCGTCCCGTCCGCTTGGCCTTGGCGAGAGCTGCCGTGAACCGGTCGGGTTCGGTCTGCGCCAGCACCTGCGCGAAGCGGTGGGCGAAGTCCTTAACCGCCGGCCACTCGGCTTGGGGTGTGAGCGGCGCGATGACGTGGACGCCCTTGCCGCCGGTCACCATCGGGAAGGTCACCAGCCCCATTTGCCCGAGCAGCTCCTGGACGTGGAACGCCGCCGAGATGACGTCCTTGAAGTCGAGGCCTTCGTCCGGATCGAGATCGAACACCAGCCGGTCGGCCTTCTCGACATCCTCGATGCGCGCGCCCCAGCCGTGGTACTCGATCGTGCCCATCTGGACGCAGGTGACCAGCCCCTCGGCATCGTCGACGAACAGATAGTCTTCGTCGTGCCCGTCCTTTTCCCGAATGCCGACATGGTGGACGTGATCGCCGAAGCTGCCGGCGTCGTGTTTCTGGAAGAAGCATTTCTTGCCGCGTCCCTGCGGGCAACGGACCAGGCTGATCGGCCGGCTGCCGGCCCAGGGCAGCATGATCCCCGACACCGTCTGGTAATAGTCGGCGAGCTCCCCCTTGGTGATCTTGCCCTCAGGGAAGATCACGCGCTCGCGGTTGGTGACGCGAACCTTGGTTGCCGCCGGTGCCGTGGCGGTGGCCTCGACCTCGGCGACCGGTGCCTCCTTCTCGACGACGACGGCTTCCGCCTTCTTGTCGAGCCGCAGCCCGAGATAGCTCGAGTGGCGCAGCACGCCGTCGCCGGTGACCTCCATGAACGCGATCTCGGCGACGAGCTTGGGCTGGATCCAGTGGGCGCCGCGCACCGCCGCGCGTGGCGCCTCGACGGTCGGCGTCTTGACCTCGAGCGGCGCCATCAGCCCCATCAGCTTGTCGATCTCGTCGGCGGTGTAGCCGGTACCGGCCTTGCCGGCGTAGCGCAGCTTGCCATCCTCGTTGACCCCGAGCAGCAGCGCACGGAATCCGCGCTGCTTGTCCGACGGGGTCCAGCCGACGATCACGAACTCCTGGCGCTTGATGCACTTGGTCTTGACCCAGCTGCCCGAGCGCGAGCCGACGTACTTCGCATCGGCTCGCTTGGAGATGACGCCCTCAAGGCCGGCCTCGCAGAAGGTGCCGAACAGCTCCTCACCGCGGCCGACGATGTGATCGGAGTAGCGGATCTTGGACGTGCCCGAGCCGATCAGCGCGGCGAGCTTCTCCTTGCGTTCGGTCAGCGGCCGGTTCGTCAGGTCCTCGCCGTCGAGCGCGAGCAGGTCGAACGCGTAGTACAGGATCGAGCCAGGGTCTTCCTTCAGTGCATTCTGCAACGCCTGGAAGCTGGTCCGGCCCTCGGCATCGAGCACGACCGCCTCACCGTCGAGCAGTGCCGAGGAGACATCGAGCGTGGCGGCATCCGCGACGACGGGCGCGAACTTGTCGGTCCAGTCGAGGCCCGAGCGCGTGTGCGCGCGGCCATCACCGCCGCCGATCGAGATCAGCGTGCGATAGCCGTCATACTTCATCTCGTGCAGCCAGGCGTTGCCGGCGGGCACATGGTCGACGAGCGTGGCCAGCTGGACCGGTCGGAACGGCGGGGCGACGCCTTCCGGCTTGGCATTCTTCGTCCGACGTGCCGGCACGGGAGTGGATGCTGCCGGCGGCTCCGCCTTCGCAGCGCTCGCCTGCTTCTTCGTCGGTTTCTTGCCGGCCGCGATCTCGGCCATGGTCAGTCCACTCTCGACGCCGGTGAGGTGCGTCGTCACGAGATCGTCGGAGCCGCCGGTATGCTCGTCGGCAACCTTGCGCAGCAGCCAGTTCTCGCCCTTTTCGCGGCCGCGTGGCTTCAGGCGGATCATGATCCACTCGCCCTTCATGCGATGGCCGTGAAGGATGAAGTGGAGATGCCCCTCGGGGATGGTCTTGCGCGGATCCTTGCCGGCGATCGACTCCCAGGCGCCGTTATCCCACTTGAAAACCCGTTGAAAGCAGCGTTGCGTGCCAAACTGAGCCCCTTTCGATGGGGTCAAGGATCGATGCGGTGGTCGATCAGACTTGAAAGGTACGCGGCTGGATGAGTGATCCAGCCGCGTAGGACCGAGCGGCTAGTCCTTCAGCTTCTTGCCTGCCTTCTCGAGCATGTTGCCGGTGGCGTCCGCCGCCTTGTCGGCGCCGTTCGAGATGGCCTTTCCAGCCTTATTGGCACCGTTGGTGATGGCGCTTCCTGCTCGGTCCGCGGTCGCTTCGACGCTGTCGCCTATGCGGACCGAGCTGCCGCTCGCCGGCCTGATGATGGCGGCCCAGCGGCAGCGACCAGCGGCCGGCCTCATCTTCCACTCCGACCGTGGGTCGCGATACGCTGCTGGCGCCTATGCCGATCACCTGACGGCAATCGGTGCGGTGCCCTCGATGAGCCGCACCGGCAACAGCTACGATAATGCCCCGATGGAGAGTTTCCTCCTCACCGTGAAGGTCGAGCTGGTCCACCGATGCCGGTGGCCGACCCAGGCCGAAGCTCGACAGGCGCTGTTCGGTTACATCGAAGGCTACTACAACCGCCACCGCATGCACTCGGCCCTCGGGTATCTAACCCCCGAACAGGCCGAGCAACGCATGACCGGCTAACCCAGCGTGTCCGCTGAACCGAGGGAAGATCAGTCGCCTCCGTCGGGGGCCGACTGGACGCACACGCGGCGGCGTCAAGCATCCAGAACGGAATCTCCAGAGTTCGCTCAACTTACGTATCGACACGACTTACGCGTGCTATCGCCCCGGACGCCCTGACGATCCGCTCATGGATGCGGATCCGTTTCCCTCTCCCTCTCAAGGGATGCCAGCCATAGACTACCGTCGCTTCGTCAATCGCGCCGGTACCGTGGGTCTTGTGGTGATCGGTTGTACAACGAGAGCCGTCCTCGCACAGCGCTTGGCGGAACCGTTCAAGGTTCCAGCGATGCGCAGCGTCGTTGGAAAAGCGGTGTAGGATGGCTGACGCCGATCGAACATGCTGCTGCAACGGCCGCCAAGGCGGCCGAATGAACGCCGAAAACTCACCCTTAGGTTGTTTAAGCAACCGGGGGATCCTCACTGCCTCGCAGATCGCCTTGACCGGGTCGATTTGTTCCGCTTTATATAAGCTTGTACATAGGCTGGCGGGATCAATCGCACCTCGTAAGTGAGTGGCTGGAGCTAACGCGCCCGTTGATGCGCCGCCGCGCACGCCTCGATGCCGATTAGGCACGGCTCCATCCCGCCAAGCAGCGCGAGTAGCCGGTCCCGCTTGACCTTTCGCCGCAGCACCGCCCGACCTTCCGCATCGACGCCGTGAAACTGGGAGACGTTTTTTCGCGATGTTAAGGCTGATCGTGGCAATCTCCATGTGGGCGACTCCTTCCTGCTGATGGTCGATGACAGCACCACCATGGCACCACTCGACGCCATAGGATGGGGGCCGACCAACTCATCAAGGTAGGCAGACACTTCTTGTTTTCACCACCGACAACAAGCAAGAGCGGAAGCTGTACGGACAAGCGGGAGCAAGTTCCAATGACCGCGATCAGGACGTGGCTTTTCGCACCGGGCGATCGGCCGTCCATCATGGCGAAGGCTCTCGCCAGCCACGCCGACGCCGTCATCCTCGATCTCGAGGATGCGGTAGCGAAATCGGCCAAGCCGGCCGCACGCGACACCGTGGCCGCAGCGCTGCGAGCGTCGTCGCGGCCGGGGCGCTATGTCCGGATCAACGATCTTGCCACGGACTTCGCGCATGACGATGTCATGGCGCTCGCCGAAAGCCTCCCGACCGGGCTCGTCCTGCCGAAGGCCGAGAGCGCGGAAGACGTGCGATTGTTGCAGTGGCTTCTCGGACAGGTCGAGCGACGTGTCGGCTACGCGGGCCCCCCGCTCGAGATCGTGCCGTTGCTGGAGACAGCGGCGGGTCTCAGTAGCGTGAGCGAGATCGCTGCGGCGTCGTCCCGCGTCAGGCGGCTGGCGTTCGGCGCCGGCGACTTCACGCTGGACCTGTCGCTGACATGGTCCCGTGAGGAGCAGGAACTGCTGCCATACCGGTCGGCCATCGTACTGGCGTCGAGGGTGGCCGGGCTCGAGGCGCCGGTCGATGCCGTCTGGGTTCGCGTCGACGATGCCGACGGCATGGCCGCGTCCGCCGCGCGTTCCAGGGATCATGGCTTCCAAGGGAAGCTGTGCATCCATCCGTCGCAGGTCGACGCGGTTCGCACCGCTTTCCGGCCGTCGCCGGAGGCCGTGGCGCGCGCGCGGCGGATCGTGGCGGCCTTCGCGGCCGCCGAGGGGGCGGGCCACGCCGCGATCCGGGTGGATGGCGCGCTAGTCGATTATCCGATCTACGAGGCCGCGCGCCGAACGCTGGCGGACGCCGGACCGGGTGACGGTCCTCCGGAGTAGGCGGCCGCGCCGGCGACCGGACGAGCCGGTCAGGACAACCGCCGGATCTCCTCGCGCCAGGCGCCATTGGCGGCGAAGCTCCTCGGCTCGATGCCCAGCAGCGTGGCGATCTTGCGAGCGGCCGCGACCACCGCCGCCTGATCCAGCCCGGTATCCACGCCGCAATCGTCCAGTATGCAGACCAGATCCTCCGTAGCGTAGTTGCCGGTGGCCGCCATGCTGGCGGGCATGGCGATCCCGCCGCCGATCCCGCAGATCGCACCCTCGATCCAGGCGGCGCCGGCGTCGATCGCGGCGAGCGCGAGCGCGGCGGCGCGTCCACCGAGATTGTGGACGTGGAAGCCGATTCGCAGATCGGGAAAGCGGTCGAGCGCTCGTTCGAACAGGGCGGAGACCTGCGCGGGGCTTTCCAGCCCCACCGTGGCCGCCAGGTACAGGCGCCTCACGCCCGCGTCGTGGAAGCGGCCGATGATCCCGAGGACGCGATCCGGCGGGATCGTGCCTTCGTACGCGCACCAGAAGGCGAGACCGATTGCCACGCAGAAATCCTTGTTCGCCCGCTCGGCAAGCCTGGCGGCCACGATCGCGTCGCCGACCGCGGCGTCGATCGTCATGTTCTGGTTGCGCGCGGAATAGGCCGCGCTGGCCGTCACGAGGCCGAGCACTTCATCGACCTGCGTCGCGACGGCGCGGGCCGCGCCACGGGCGTTGGGCGCCATTGCGCGGTACCGCGTGGCGGCATGGCGGGGCAGGCGCTCGCACAAGGCCTCCGCATCGGCGAACTGCGGAATCTTCGCCGGATGCGCGAAGCCGGTGACTTCGATGGTGCCCAGCCCGGCGCGGGCGAGAATCTCGATCATCTTCAGTTTGGCATCTGTGGAGACGGGCAGCCCAAGGCTTTGCAGCCCATCGCGCGGGCCGACTTCCACCACCTGCATGCTGCCGGGTATGCGCATCGCGATCTCTCCTATGTCCTGTCCGGCGATCGAATAGGCTTGCCTGTCCGGACATATCCGCGTCAAATGCCGGCGGCCAGCCCGCATGAAGGCAGTTAACCGGCCACAGGGGAAGAGACATGGTAGAGGATATGACGGTGAGGCGGGTGATCGCCCAGCACGACGCGCACGGCCATGCGCGGTTCGCGATCGACGAGCGGCTGGAGCCTTCGCCGATCGGCGCCCGGGGCTCCAGCAACGCGACGGTGTGGGCGACCGATCGCGCGCCCGCCGACAATCAGGATCCGCGCGATCTCGCCGGAAGCCTGACCGGCCTCGGCATGGATGGCGGCACGGCGATCCGCGTCATCAACGTGTCCCCCGGCGAGGAGACGCCGATGCACCGGACGATCAGCGTGGATTACGTCGTCATCACGCACGGCTCGATCGACCTGGAGCTGGACGGCGGGGACGTGCGGACGCTGCATGCCGGCGACGTGGTCGTGCAGCGCGGCACCAGCCATCGCTGGATCAATCGCAGCGGGGACTGGGCGCGGATGGTGGCGGTGCTGGTGAGCGCCGCGCCCGTGGTGATCGACGGTTCAGTGCTGGCCGAAGTGCATATCTGACGGCAATTGACCGGGCCCCGCCGCGCGTGGCGGGGCTCAGTCGAAGAAGGCCATCGTGCGAACCTCGAAGCTGGCACGCGGCGCCGCGTCCGGCCGGGAGCCGGGATCGTCGATCGCCGAGTGGGCGGCGCGCTGCGGCCGCGCGGCGTCGCTGTCCACGAGCGTAAACAGCAGCGCCTCGTCCGGTCGCATGTCGGGGTAGTAATACCAGCGTTGGTCGGGATCGTAGCTGATGTTCACCCCGACGAACGGCGTCGGTGCGCCGGGCGCTTCGTGGATCGGCACCTCGAGCATCGCGTCTTCGGTGATGGTCCGCCCGTCGGCTATCGCCAGCGGGCGACGCTCCACCGGGTGGGTGCCGCGCCATACGTTGACCGCCGACCAGCGTTTCGCCAGCAGCCTCTCCGCCCGTTCGTCGCCAAGCTCACGTCGCGCCCACAGCCGGAAGCTTTCCGCCGTATAGTCGATATGGGCATTGCCCGCCGGCTGCCGGCGACCCGCCTGCTGCCCACCCTCACGCCGCGCCAGCTTGTGGAAGACGATCACCTCGGAGGCTCCCGTCAGGTCGCGGACCAGCGCCCGCACCTCGGGGACGTAGACGGACTCGACCTGATCGGCATCCTCGAAGTCGTCGACCCGCGTCGCATGTCGGACCAGCTGCATGCCTTCCACCGCCAATGCCGGCGGTTCGGCGCGCGTGCGCGCGTTCACGATGCGCGTGGCATGCTCCTCGAACCGGCAGGTCGAACGCTCATGCGCGAGCGCGTAGAACAAGCCGGGCGGATGCGATCGCGAGGCGTAGCGCAACGGCACGATTATGTCTGTCGCCATGTCATGTCTCTCCTTCGGCGGCGGTTTCGTCACCGGCTCACATGTCCGGTCATGACTGCGCCGCGCATCGCAGGCTGTCAATGCGGGGAGGCATACCACCTTCGATCTCCGGAGCCTTGGCCATCAGGCGAAGACTATGATGGCGCGGCGTAGAGCATGGTCAACGTCGGAATCATCCCGATCCAGGTCCGAGCAGGCCTCTCTCCACGATGAGCGACAGACACCGGTTGACAGCCTCCACATTCGCAATATACGTCCGGACAAGTAAGATAAAAAGGGGAGGAGGAACAGATGATGCGCTCGTTGATGGCCCGCAGGCTGCTATGTTCGGCGTCAGTCACCACGCTGCTGGCGTTCGCCGCCGCGCCGGCGCTCGCGCAGGATCAGGCCAAGGCGCAACAGGCGGCGCCGGCCGGCACGCAGAACGACGCGAGCGGGCCGGATACGTCGCAGGACATTGTCGTGACGGCGCAGTTCCGGAGCGAGCGGCTGCAGGATACGCCGCTCGCGATCTCGGCGGTCAACGGATCGCTGGCGGCGGCGCGCAGCCAGGTCAGCATCGCCGACATAGCCAAGACCGCGCCCAGCGTGAACATCGAGCCGAGCGCCAACGGCGGCGGCCCGTCCTCCACCATCTTCATCCGCGGCATCGGTCAGTCCGATTCGATCCCGGCGGTCGAGCCGGGTGTCGGCGTCTACATCGACGATGTCTATTACGGTATTCTGACGGGGTCCAATTTCGACCTGCTTGACATCGATCGGGTCGAGATCCTGCGTGGACCGCAGGGTACGCTGTCCGGCAAGAATTCCGAGGGCGGCTCCATCAAGCTGTACAACCGGCAGCCGACCAACGATCCCGGCGGGTACGCCGAGTTCACCTACGGCTCGTTCAACCGGTCGCAGGCGCGCGGCGCCGTCAACATCCCGATCGTCGACGACAAGATCCTGCTGCGCGTCGGCGGCGTGTACAGGCACGTTCGCGGCTTCCTCGACCGGCTCGATTACGGCTGCGTCAATCCGGGCACCGTGCCGCAGGTCAGCGGATCGAGCCGGAACGACGGCTGCCGGATCGGTCGCGAGGGCGGACAGGACCTGGCCGCGATCCGCGCGACGCTGCGCCTCAACCTGTCGGAACGGCTGCACGACACCATCTCGTTCGACCGCATCAGCGACCATCAGGAATCGACGCCGTCCAAGCTGATCTACTCGCTGCCGCTCTGGACGGGCGGGCTGGACTTCACGACGCCGGCGAAGAGCTACTCCAACTATTCCACCTTCACCGGCCAGCCGTTCACGGCGAACCAGTATACCCAACCGGCGAGGAACGACGTCGATCAGTGGGGCATCTCCAACGTCCTGGACTGGGAGCTGTCCGACAATCTGTCGATCAAGTCGATCACCGCCTATCGCAAGAGCAACACGGTGGCGAACCAGGATGGCGACGCATCGCCGTACAACGTGTTCCTGCAGAACTTCGAGTTCAACAACAAGCAGTTCACCCAGGAGCTGCGCCTGTCGGGCAGCCTGTCCAGCGTGCTGGACTGGACCGTCGGCGGATTTTACTATCATTCCGACCTGCTGAACAAGGGCTATATCGACATCGCGGGCGGCCTGGCTCCGGGCGGCGGCGGCGTGAACCTGGCGTTCATCACGCGCGATCCGATCAAGTCGGAGTCGACCTCCGGCTTCGCCCACGGCGTCGTGCACATCACCGACAAGCTGAACGTGACGGGCGGGCTGCGTTACACCGACGAATCGAAGGACTATACCTTCGTGCGCCTGAGCCCGACGGGCGGCACGGCCGATTTCCGCGTGGCCGGGCTGAACGGCACGTCGTCCCGCTATTCGGGCTCGCGCTGGGACTATCGCGTCGCGGTGGACTATCGCTGGTCGCCGTCGCTCATGACCTACGCGCAGGTGGCGACCGGCTTCAAGGGCGGCGGCATCAATCCGCGTCCGTACTTCCCGACGCAGGCCGTGCCGTTCAAGCCTGAGAAGGTGATCTCCTACGAAGCCGGAACGAAGGCGGACCTGTTCGATCGCAAGGTCCGGCTCAGCGCCGATGCCTTCTACACGGACTTCTCCGACATCCAGCTGACCGTCACCCAGTGCGACTCCCTCTCGCCCTTCCCCGGCGCGCCCTGCACCCAGACGACGAACGCGGGCAACGCCAAGCTGTGGGGCGCCGAGATCGAGGGCGACATCCGTCCCGTCGGCGGGCTGTCGATCAACTTCGCCGCCAGCCTCATCGACTTCAAGTATAAGAGCGTGAACCCGCTGACCGGCATTCCGCTCGACGCCGACAACCCCTTCCTTTCCAAGACGAAGCTCTCGGGCGGCATCCAGTACGAGATCCCGCTGTTCGGCGGCACGGTGACCCCGCGCCTCGACGTGGACTATCGCTCCGGCTTCGCGACCGAGGCGCTGCCCACGCTGACCGACATCGGCCGCGTGTCGCCACGCACGTTGCTGAACGCGCGACTGACCTATCGCAGCGAGGACCGCAGCTGGGAGCTCTCCGGCGGCGTGACCAACCTGACCGACAAATTCTATTATGCCTCGCGCTTCGACCGGTCGGGCCCGCCCTTCTTCACCGCGCTCGGCATCGTCGGCCGTCCGCGCGAGTGGAGCGTCAGCGTGAAGCGTAACTTCTGATGCGGAGTCCGGCGGACCGGCGCCAGGCCCCCGCAAAGTCGCACCGGGAGAGAGGCGAGACGGCATGATCGACAAGCGGGCCGGCTCTCCGGCGCAGGCCGTCGCCGACATCGGCGACGGCGCCGCCATCATGATCGGCGGCTTCGGGACCGCCGGCATGCCGGACGAGCTGATCGACGCCCTGATCGCGCGGGAGGTGGGAAACCTGACGATCATCAACAACAATGCCGGCAATGGCGAGACCGGCGTGGCCGCGCTCATCAAGGCGGGGCGCGTTCGCAAGATGATCTGCTCCTTCCCGCGTCAGGCGGACTCGCACCATTTCGACGCGCGCTATCGCGCCGGCGAGATCGAGCTTGAACTCGTGCCGCAGGGCAATCTGGCGGCGCGGATACAGGCGGCGGGGGCCGGGCTGGGCGCGATCTTCACGCCCACCGGCTTTGGAACATCGCTGGCCGAGGGCAAGGAGACCCGGAGGATCGACGGCCGGGACCATGTGTTTGAGCTGCCGATCCGCGCCGACTTCGCGCTCATCAAGGCGCATCGCGGTGATCGCTGGGGCAATCTCGTCTACCGCAAGACCGCCCGGAACTTCGGACCGATCATGGCGATGGCCGCGCGCACCACGATCGCGCAGGTTGCCGAGATCGTGCCGCTCGGCGAGCTCGATCCCGAGACTATCGTCACGCCGGGCATCTTCGTGCAGCGCGTCGTGCCGGTGCCGGCCGCCACGGCGCGAGAGGACATGGCATGAAGCGACGCACAAGGGACGAGTTGGCGGCGCGCGTGGCCCGCGACATCCCGGCCGGCGCCTATGTCAACCTCGGCATCGGCCTGCCCACGCGGGTGGCCAACTTCCTGTCGGTGGACCGCGAGATCCAGTTGCAGAGCGAGAACGGACTGCTGGGCATGGGCCCGGCGCCGGCCGCGGGCGACGAGGATCCGGAGCTCATCAACGCGGGCAAGCAGCCGGTGACGCTGCTGGCCGGCGGGGCCTTCTTCCACCATGCGGACAGTTTCGCGATGATGCGCGGCGGCCATATCGACATCTGCGTGCTGGGCGCTTTCCAGGTCTCGGTTCATGGCGATCTGGCGAACTGGCATACAGGCGAGGCCGGTGCGATCCCGGCGGTCGGCGGCGCGATGGATCTGGCGATCGGGGCGAAGCGCACCTTCGTGATGATGGACCTGCTGACGCGGGACGGGCAGAGCAAGCTGGTGACGGCCTGCACCTATCCGCTGACCGGTCTGGCCTGCGTGTCGCGCGTCTATACCGACGTGGCCGTGATCGACGTCGGGCCGGCGGGAGCGAGACTGGTCGAGGCGGTCGACGGGCTCGATCTCGAAGGGCTGCGCGCGATGACCCAGATCCCGATCGACGCCTGAGGTACGAACATGGCCGAAGCCTTCATCTGCGATGCCGTGCGTACACCGATCGGCCGCTACGCCGGCGTGCTGGCCGACGTGCGCGCCGACGATCTGGGCGCGGTTCCGCTCAGGGCGCTGCTTGACCGGCAGTCACGGCTCGATCCGGCGGCGATAGAGGAGGTGTTCTACGGCTGCGCGAATCAGGCCGGCGAGGACAACCGCAACGTCGCGCGGATGAGCCTGCTGCTGGCCGGCGTGCCCGTATCGACGGCGGGGGTAACGCTCAATCGCCTGTGCGCGTCCGGCCTTGAAGCGGTGGGCGCGGCGGCTCGGGCGATCCGTTGCGACGAGATGGCGCTGGCCATCGCCGGTGGCGTCGAGAGCATGAGCCGTGCGCCGCTGGTGATCGGCAAGGCCGGGCGCGGGTTCTGCCGCGACCAGCGCCTGGAGGATACCACGATGGGCTGGCGCTTCGTCAATCCGACGCTCGACGCGCGGTACGGCACCGAGACGATGCCGCGGACGGGCGAGAACGTCGCCGTCGAACGCGGCGTCGGACGCGACGATCAGGACGCATTCGCCTGTCGCAGCCAGGCGCGCGCCGCCGCCGCGATGGAAGCCGGCTTCTTCGCGGAGGAGATCGTTCCCGTGGCCGTTCCGGACGGCCGAAAGGGCTTCATCGAGGCGGGTGTCGACGAACATCCCCGCGCGGATACCACGCTGGATCGGCTCCGGCGCCTGAAGCCCTTGTTCGGTCCGGACGGCACGGTGACGGCCGGAAACGCATCCGGCATCAACGACGGCGCGGCGGCGATGATCGTGGCGAGCGAGGCGGCCGCGCGTGCGCACGGTCTGACGCCACGGGCGCGCATCCTGGGCATGGCATCCGCCGGCGTGGAACCCCGCGTGATGGGACTCGGCCCGGTGCCCGCCACGCGCAAACTGCTCGACCGCCTGGACATCGCCGTCGCCGACCTCGATGTCATCGAATTGAACGAGGCGTTCGCGAGCCAGGCGCTGGCGGTGCTGCGTGACCTGGGCCTGCCCGACGACGCCGCGCACGTGAACCCCAATGGCGGCGCGATAGCGCTGGGCCATCCGCTCGGCATGTCGGGCGCCCGGCTGGCGATGACGCTGGTGCATCAGCTGGAGCGGACCGGTGGCCGGCTGGGACTGGCAACGCTCTGCGTCGGCGTCGGCATGGGGCTTGCCCTGGTTGTCGAGCGCGTCTGAACCGCCCGCCGACGAGCGGCCCTAGTCGTAGAGCGCGAAGAAGCGGCACTCTATGCTGCCGCGCGGAACGGCATCGGATCGCGTGTGATCCTCGAAGGCGGTGTGCATGGCGTTCATCGCTTCCGGCGCCGCTGAGTCGAAGCCCTTGAAGACGAGGACTTCGTCCGGCACCATGTTCGGGAAATAGTACCAGCGGTGGTCCGGGCTGTGGAGGCAGCCGCGCGACCTGACCGACGCGTCACGCGAGCCGTCCGGCCCACGAAATTCCATCGACACCATGTCGCGCGGCGAGACCGTGCGGCCGTCGCAGATCGCCAGCGGTTTGTCCTGCGGCGGCGGTGTGGTCACGCGCCAGGTCTGGATGACCTTGAGCCGGGAAAATGGCGCAACCCTCCGTCCCGTCACCTTAAGCGTCTGCGCCAGCTGCCGGTCGACCTCGCCCGGCGTGAAATCGAGATGCGCCATCGCCGCGGTCGACATCCAGCCCTGAACTGGAGAGCGGCTGCTGAACCGCATGGT encodes:
- a CDS encoding 3-oxoacid CoA-transferase subunit A, producing MIDKRAGSPAQAVADIGDGAAIMIGGFGTAGMPDELIDALIAREVGNLTIINNNAGNGETGVAALIKAGRVRKMICSFPRQADSHHFDARYRAGEIELELVPQGNLAARIQAAGAGLGAIFTPTGFGTSLAEGKETRRIDGRDHVFELPIRADFALIKAHRGDRWGNLVYRKTARNFGPIMAMAARTTIAQVAEIVPLGELDPETIVTPGIFVQRVVPVPAATAREDMA
- a CDS encoding 3-oxoacid CoA-transferase subunit B; this encodes MKRRTRDELAARVARDIPAGAYVNLGIGLPTRVANFLSVDREIQLQSENGLLGMGPAPAAGDEDPELINAGKQPVTLLAGGAFFHHADSFAMMRGGHIDICVLGAFQVSVHGDLANWHTGEAGAIPAVGGAMDLAIGAKRTFVMMDLLTRDGQSKLVTACTYPLTGLACVSRVYTDVAVIDVGPAGARLVEAVDGLDLEGLRAMTQIPIDA
- a CDS encoding CmcJ/NvfI family oxidoreductase translates to MNVVDEAITVEIPYIATAEREIIFSSDPARQNFVIEPHSVAMRNGRCSSEPLSLDVQGFMLARWPSHLIAERGGELIAENSRPSETMGPASLAYLEEVAPLIQSISGAREIVAQYGFLTMRFSSRSPVQGWMSTAAMAHLDFTPGEVDRQLAQTLKVTGRRVAPFSRLKVIQTWRVTTPPPQDKPLAICDGRTVSPRDMVSMEFRGPDGSRDASVRSRGCLHSPDHRWYYFPNMVPDEVLVFKGFDSAAPEAMNAMHTAFEDHTRSDAVPRGSIECRFFALYD
- the pcaF gene encoding 3-oxoadipyl-CoA thiolase; its protein translation is MAEAFICDAVRTPIGRYAGVLADVRADDLGAVPLRALLDRQSRLDPAAIEEVFYGCANQAGEDNRNVARMSLLLAGVPVSTAGVTLNRLCASGLEAVGAAARAIRCDEMALAIAGGVESMSRAPLVIGKAGRGFCRDQRLEDTTMGWRFVNPTLDARYGTETMPRTGENVAVERGVGRDDQDAFACRSQARAAAAMEAGFFAEEIVPVAVPDGRKGFIEAGVDEHPRADTTLDRLRRLKPLFGPDGTVTAGNASGINDGAAAMIVASEAAARAHGLTPRARILGMASAGVEPRVMGLGPVPATRKLLDRLDIAVADLDVIELNEAFASQALAVLRDLGLPDDAAHVNPNGGAIALGHPLGMSGARLAMTLVHQLERTGGRLGLATLCVGVGMGLALVVERV
- a CDS encoding TonB-dependent receptor gives rise to the protein MMRSLMARRLLCSASVTTLLAFAAAPALAQDQAKAQQAAPAGTQNDASGPDTSQDIVVTAQFRSERLQDTPLAISAVNGSLAAARSQVSIADIAKTAPSVNIEPSANGGGPSSTIFIRGIGQSDSIPAVEPGVGVYIDDVYYGILTGSNFDLLDIDRVEILRGPQGTLSGKNSEGGSIKLYNRQPTNDPGGYAEFTYGSFNRSQARGAVNIPIVDDKILLRVGGVYRHVRGFLDRLDYGCVNPGTVPQVSGSSRNDGCRIGREGGQDLAAIRATLRLNLSERLHDTISFDRISDHQESTPSKLIYSLPLWTGGLDFTTPAKSYSNYSTFTGQPFTANQYTQPARNDVDQWGISNVLDWELSDNLSIKSITAYRKSNTVANQDGDASPYNVFLQNFEFNNKQFTQELRLSGSLSSVLDWTVGGFYYHSDLLNKGYIDIAGGLAPGGGGVNLAFITRDPIKSESTSGFAHGVVHITDKLNVTGGLRYTDESKDYTFVRLSPTGGTADFRVAGLNGTSSRYSGSRWDYRVAVDYRWSPSLMTYAQVATGFKGGGINPRPYFPTQAVPFKPEKVISYEAGTKADLFDRKVRLSADAFYTDFSDIQLTVTQCDSLSPFPGAPCTQTTNAGNAKLWGAEIEGDIRPVGGLSINFAASLIDFKYKSVNPLTGIPLDADNPFLSKTKLSGGIQYEIPLFGGTVTPRLDVDYRSGFATEALPTLTDIGRVSPRTLLNARLTYRSEDRSWELSGGVTNLTDKFYYASRFDRSGPPFFTALGIVGRPREWSVSVKRNF